The sequence TTCCCGCTCCGATACCATCTTTATCGCCTTGCCCTTGACCGGGCATTCGTGAGCGCAGATGCCGCAACCCTTGCAGTGATCATAGTCGAACCCGACGACCTTGCCGTCCTTGACGATGACCGCTGAGTCCGGGCAGTATATCCAGCAGGTGAGGCAGTGTATGCACTTCTCCGGGATATGGACCGGCCGCTCACTCCTCCAGTCGCCTGTCTTGAACTCCCTGGCGGTGCCGCCCCCTATTATGAGGTCGCCCTCGGGAAGCGTCTTCCAGCCCGGTTTTATCTCTTTTTTTGCGCGCATTTCCATCTATGCCTTAACCTCGTTATATGCCCGCTCTATCGCTTTCAGGTTGCCCTCGATAACTTCCGGCTTCGACTTGAACTTCTTCTGCAGCTTCTTCTTTGTGTCCTCAAGCATCTCTTTAAAATCCAGGAGGCCCGTCGCCTTTATGAGGGCTCCGAGCATCGGTGTATTTGGGATATCTCTTCCTATCGTCTCTTTGGATATGGTGGAGGCATCGACCGTGAATACCTTTATCCCGCCGGGGACCTTCAGCTCATCCTTTATCAGGGAGGGCGCCTTATCGGTATTTATGAGCAGGACCCCGCCTGCGGGCATGCCTTCGGTCACATCGACGGCCTCCGTCAATGTCGGGTCGAGTACTACGACGACATCCGGGCTGAGTACGCCTGAGTGGAGCACTATGGGCTTCGATGATAGGCGGTTAAAGGACGTGACCGGCGCCCCCATCCTCTCGGGGCCGTATTCCGGGAATGCCTGTATGTACTTTCCTGAAGTGAGGGCCGCATCGGCAAGCAAAAGAGCGGCCGTCTTCGCACCCTGGCCGCCCCTGCCATGCCAGCGGATCTCTATCAAATCTTTCATTTTAAAATTTAAAATACTTTCTGCGCAGCTACCTTCTCTTTTCCCGCAAGCGCGAGATATATCGTCATGAAGCTGGCCATCATAACAACTCCCAGATAGCCGTTGAAGGCGCTATTGATAACACCTATGACGACCTGGCTTACCTTTACGGGCATCGCCGCGGTCGTTATCCCGATAACGAACCCGATAAGGAAACCTATGCCGAGCGATATCAGTATGAGGACGACCAGGAGCAGCAGCACCCTCCCTATCGCCTTCCTTACGACCTCCATGCTCCTCTTCATCGAGGCTACCACACCGGACTCCTCGCATACGAGGACATACGGGGACATCATAAGAAGCAGTATACAATACAGCCCCACGGCGCCTATCGTTATGGCTATTATGGCGGCTACGGCCGTCACGACCGGGTTATTGATGGGGGTGGTCGCCGCTATGATTATGGTCGCGATCAGCGCAAAGACGGCTATGACCAATATTATAAGGAGCCCCAGGCCAAAGAGCTTTATGTAATACTTTAAGCCGTAGGAAGCGAACTTGCCCAGTTTCGCCGACCCTTCCTTTATAGAATCCCTTACGATACCCAGGGACCCACCCTGGACGAATATGCTCGCAAGGATAAATACTATGCTTAGAGCCATCGCTGACGCGGTGGCCTGCGGGGTGACCGTAGTACCGGGCGCCTGGGCGAACGGTATGCTTGCCAGGTTCCATATCAGGTTAAACGCAAATATGACCAAAACAAGGCCTAAATTCTTAGTAGCTACCGAAAAACCCTTCTTAACAGCCTCGATAGTCCCCATGATCCCTCCATTTTTATTATGGCGCAGGAAACGCCCTGGGCCATACATACATCGGAATTATATCACAGGATAGCGGTGAGGTCAAGGTTATTTGTCTTTTGCCTCGCGGCGCCCCTCGAATGCCTTCGTTATCGTCGCCTGGTCTGCGTATTCGAGGTCGCTCCCTACCGGTATGCCGTAGGCGACCCGCGTAAGCCGGGCGCCGGACCCCTTGAGGACCTTTATAAGGTAGAGGGCGGTCGCCTCACCTTCCGTATTGAAGTCCGTCGCTATCACTATCTCCCTGAAACGCTCTTTTTTGACCCTCTCGAGCAGCTCCTTTATCTTCAGGTCTTCCGGTCCTATACCGTCCAGGGGTGACAGGGAGCCCAGGAGCACATGGTATATGCCGTTGAACGTCCCGGAACGCTCTACCGCGACG comes from Candidatus Omnitrophota bacterium and encodes:
- a CDS encoding 4Fe-4S binding protein — its product is MRAKKEIKPGWKTLPEGDLIIGGGTAREFKTGDWRSERPVHIPEKCIHCLTCWIYCPDSAVIVKDGKVVGFDYDHCKGCGICAHECPVKGKAIKMVSEREAKAKK
- the recR gene encoding recombination mediator RecR — its product is MKVLIGEFSKMPGIGPKTAQRLAFHILRSTRADADALAKAVIKVKESVRFCGICNNLSDGDICDICSARSRDKSFLCIVEEPNDIVAVERSGTFNGIYHVLLGSLSPLDGIGPEDLKIKELLERVKKERFREIVIATDFNTEGEATALYLIKVLKGSGARLTRVAYGIPVGSDLEYADQATITKAFEGRREAKDK
- a CDS encoding 2-oxoacid:acceptor oxidoreductase family protein is translated as MKDLIEIRWHGRGGQGAKTAALLLADAALTSGKYIQAFPEYGPERMGAPVTSFNRLSSKPIVLHSGVLSPDVVVVLDPTLTEAVDVTEGMPAGGVLLINTDKAPSLIKDELKVPGGIKVFTVDASTISKETIGRDIPNTPMLGALIKATGLLDFKEMLEDTKKKLQKKFKSKPEVIEGNLKAIERAYNEVKA